In a genomic window of Myotis daubentonii chromosome X, mMyoDau2.1, whole genome shotgun sequence:
- the LOC132223907 gene encoding probable ATP-dependent RNA helicase DDX53, which produces MAWAPKQKWAEPNLRDPRAGRAYRDGRGGRGGRGQSWGRSSSHLEPSAPGPQGPPLVFKIKKSLIGTVIGHGGSNIRDIQRRTNTKIQIVPVQGDSEADVNIFGSKDMQAKAKAILETIVERQGSNYQYSECTVNTAAAQPAVARDVTTDNTVREVRPLIDWDRIKARVTDWEKRRWEDLAPITKDFYIESKATSSLSQMQADLWRREHFNITCDDLKDGEKRSIPNPTIKFEDAFQNYPEIMKNIQKAGFQKPTPIQSQVWPIVLQGIDLVGVAQTGTGKTLSYLLPGLIHISSQPTPREQRNGPGMLVLTPTRELALQIGNECSKYAYKNLKSICIYGGGSRQQQIKDVAKDIDIIIATPGRLNDLQMNKFVNLRSITYLVLDEADKMLDMGFQPQIMKILLDVRPDRQMIMTSATWPDAIRRLSQTYLKEPMIVYVGTLDLVAVNTVKQNIIVTTEEEKRSLIKEFLRSLSPKAKVIVFVSRKIVADDLSSNLSVQGLSVQCLHGNREQSDREQALDDFRSGNVKILISTDLASRGLDVDDITHVYNYDFPRNIEEYVHRVGRTGRAGKTGTSITLMTKNDWKTAPELIKILERSNQSIPEALVTMAKKYKLGEQNRDTGNKSKLLQQKPKEFH; this is translated from the coding sequence ATGGCCTGGGCCCCAAAGCAGAAGTGGGCAGAGCCAAACCTAAGGGatcccagggctggcagggcctaCAGAGATGGCAGGGGAggaagaggtggcagaggccagagCTGGGGCAGGTCCTCCAGCCACCTGGAGCCTAGTGCTCCTGGCCCCCAAGGCCCTccacttgtttttaaaataaaaaaaagtctgaTTGGTACAGTGATTGGTCATGGCGGATCAAACATAAGAGACATTCAGAGGAGGACAAACACGAAAATACAGATCGTACCGGTACAGGGTGATTCCGAAGCAGACGTAAACATTTTTGGCAGCAAGGATATGCAAGCAAAGGCCAAAGCGATTCTAGAGACTATTGTTGAAAGACAAGGAAGCAACTACCAATATTCAGAATGCACTGTTAATACTGCTGCAGCCCAACCAGCTGTTGCAAGAGACGTAACCACAGATAACACTGTTAGAGAAGTTCGACCATTGATCGACTGGGATCGAATTAAGGCCAGAGtgacagactgggagaaaagaaGATGGGAAGACTTAGCACCAATTACAAAAGACTTTTACATAGAATCCAAAGCAACAAGTTCTCTGTCTCAAATGCAGGCAGACCTTTGGAGAAGGGAACATTTCAATATAACTTGTGATGATTTGAAAGATGGTGAAAAACGATCTATCCCCAACCCAACTATTAAATTTGAGGACGCTTTCCAGAATTATcctgaaataatgaaaaacattcaaaaaGCAGGGTTTCAAAAGCCAACGCCAATTCAATCACAGGTGTGGCCAATTGTTCTACAAGGGATAGATCTTGTAGGAGTCGCCCAGACTGGAACAGGCAAAACTTTGTCTTATTTATTGCCTGGGCTTATTCACATCAGTTCTCAACCAACACCCAGAGAACAGAGGAATGGTCCCGGCATGCTAGTCCTTACACCGACTAGAGAATTAGCTCTCCAGATAGGAAATGAATGTTCTAAGTATgcatataaaaatcttaaaagtatttGTATATACGGTGGTGGAAGTagacaacaacaaataaaagacgTTGCCAAAGACATAGACATCATTATTGCAACTCCTGGGCGACTGAATGATCTGCAAATGAATAAGTTTGTCAACCTTAGAAGCATAACCTACTTAGTCTTAGATGAAGCTGATAAGATGCTAGACATGGGATTTCAACCTCAGATAATGAAGATTTTATTAGATGTGCGCCCAGATCGGCAAATGATTATGACAAGTGCAACTTGGCCAGATGCCATTCGTCGACTTTCACAAACTTATTTGAAAGAGCCTATGATCGTTTATGTTGGTACTCTGGATCTAGTTGCTGTAAATACAGTGAAGCAAAATATAATTGTTAccacagaagaagaaaaacgATCTCTTATAAAAGAATTCCTACGCAGCCTGTCACCCAAAGCCAAAGTCATCGTGTTTGTCAGTAGAAAAATTGTTGCTGATGACTTATCCAGCAATTtaagtgtccaaggcctgtctgtaCAATGCTTGCATggaaacagagaacagagtgaCCGTGAGCAGGCATTAGATGACTTTAGAAGTGGAAATGTGAAAATACTGATTTCTACTGACTTAGCATCCCGAGGTCTTGATGTTGATGATATCACACATGTGTATAATTATGATTTCCCAAGAAACATTGAAGAATATGTACACAGAGTAGGGCGTACTGGAAGAGCAGGAAAGACTGGCACGTCCATTACTCTTATGACGAAAAATGATTGGAAGACTGCCCCTGAATTGATTAAAATTCTGGAAAGATCAAATCAAAGTATCCCAGAAGCTCTTGTAACAATGGCCAAAAAATACAAGTTAggtgaacaaaatagagacaCAGGAAACAAATCAAAACTACTTCAACAAAAACCCAAGGAGTTTCATTAA